The Bacteroidota bacterium sequence CGAAAGGTGTAATCAATGCGAGAACACTCCTTGTGTAAGAACCTGCCCTACCGGAGCTAGTTTTGTTTCGGATGGTGGAATAGTTTTGGTTGATTCTGACAAATGTATAGGATGTGGTGCCTGTATAGAATCGTGTCCATACGACGCACGGTATTTTCACACTGATGGAACTGTGGATAAATGTACTTTCTGTCATCACAGAGTTAGTGAGGGCAAAGATCCGGCTTGTGTGAGTGTATGTCCTACTAAGTGCATGTATTTCGGCGATATGGATGATCCGGAAAGTGATGTATCAATAGCTCTTAAAAACAGGAGTTACAAAACATTAGCACCGGAAACCGGAACTAAACCTCAGGTATATTATTTGGTTTAATCAGATATTAGACATGAGAAGGTAAATTAAAGGTTTATCATCTGAAGTCGAGAATCTAAAGTCTAAAAAAATGAAAGAAGAAATAATAATTAGCGGACGGAATAACCATCTCATAGACCCCGTACTAAATGTTTGGCATTGGGAAATACCGGCTTATCTGTTCCTGGGAGGATTGTCGGCAGGAATACTTTTCTTTGCCGCATTCTACCATCTGCGATATCCAAACAAAGCTATCTCAGACACATTAAAAAAAGCAGTAATGTTGACTCCTATATTTTTGGTTTTGGGATTAGGAGTATTAATGCTCGATTTAAAAAACCCGCTTATGTCGTGGAGACTATACACCAGTTTTAGTATAGAGTCACCGATGAGTTGGGGCGCCTGGACTTTGATGCTGGTTGTTCCCCTATCCTTTATGTGGAGTTTTGTAATGGTAAAAGATATTTTTCCAAATGTAAAATGGCCGTTTGCCTTTATAGACACATTAGAAGAATTCCTAAAGTCTAAATGTAGAATTATGGCGTGGATATTACTAATATTCTCGATCATCCTGGGTATTTACACCGGTATTTTACTATCGGCATTTAATGCCCGTCCGTTCTGGAGTAACCCTATCTTAGGTCCTTTATTTTTAGTATCCGGTATGTCTACAGCAGCGGCTTTAATTACCTGGTTAAGTAAAGATCACGAAGAAATCAGAAAGTTTACACGTATTGATTTATGGTTGATTTCGGTAGAGATTTTTATGATAATACATGTATTTATGGGCATGCTTGCCGGAACACAGCTACAAATAGAAGGTATAGGAATGTTTTTGGGAGGAGAATACACATACATATTCTTTGGCGGTGTAATAATTTTAGGCTTATTACTCCCGGCATTATTGGAATTACTGGAGATGTATGGCAAAAAGATCCCTGCATTTATTCCTGCTATAATGATACTGATCGGAGGATTAATTTTCAGAATAGTTATGGTTGAAGCAGGGCAAGTAAGTTCCGTGATTTATTAACCCGAGTTATACCAATTAAAATTCAAAATGATCGATGTGAATCATTTTGATTTCAAATAGGTATTAGATTGTGTTGAATTAATATTTTTTATGAAAAAGCTCCCAAACAGAATATTGTTGGGAGCTTTTAATTTTTACAAAACCTTATTTATTAATTTTCATCAATAACTTCCTCTATAAGTTCAGACTCTACATTTCCTGCTTCCTTTTTACCCAAATATTCAGGTAATTCCATCCCGGCCATTTTAAACAGCTCTTCAAATGGAGGTACAGATCCAAGCATTCCCGAAAGGAACTTTGCAGATGTTGGAGAATCTCCGTTACTACCCATATTATCCCAAACAGTAATCTTGTCGATTTTAAGATTTTTAACAGCTTCCACCTGTGCTTTTACAAGCTCCGGCAACTTATCGGCGATCATAATCTTAACTGCATCATTTGGATTATTTCCTGCAGCTCTCACTATCGCTTCGAAACCTTCGGCCTGCTTACTTAAAATTTCATACTGACCTTTACCTTCGGCAGCCATTTTAGCATAAATTGCATCAGCCTCTCCCTTCGCTATAGCTCTTTTTTGCTCAGCAATAGCTTCGGCATCAATTGTAACTTTTTCCTTATCAATTTGCGCAGGCACAACAACATCAGCCTTTCTGGTGGCAAGTTCTTTATCTGCTCTCGAAATCTCAGCTTCTTCCTCAGCCTTATAAGCCTCTTCCAAAGCCTTAGCTCTTGACACCTTTTCGGCTGCAATTGCTTTTCTCTCAGCTTCCGCTTCTCTTTCTCTACGGCTTGCATCAGACACGGCAACTTTTACCTTCGATGAATTCTCCCCATCTACGGCAGTTGCATTGGCTTCGGCCACCTGTATTCTTTCTGTTTTATGAGCTTCAGCTTCACCGATCTTAGCTTGCGCTACTGCACCCGAAATTTGTACTCTTTCTTTTTGACT is a genomic window containing:
- a CDS encoding 4Fe-4S dicluster domain-containing protein, with product MRYAMAIDTLKCVGCSDCVVACQTENNVPQGYCRDWVKETVNGLYPSVELEYRSERCNQCENTPCVRTCPTGASFVSDGGIVLVDSDKCIGCGACIESCPYDARYFHTDGTVDKCTFCHHRVSEGKDPACVSVCPTKCMYFGDMDDPESDVSIALKNRSYKTLAPETGTKPQVYYLV
- the nrfD gene encoding NrfD/PsrC family molybdoenzyme membrane anchor subunit; translation: MKEEIIISGRNNHLIDPVLNVWHWEIPAYLFLGGLSAGILFFAAFYHLRYPNKAISDTLKKAVMLTPIFLVLGLGVLMLDLKNPLMSWRLYTSFSIESPMSWGAWTLMLVVPLSFMWSFVMVKDIFPNVKWPFAFIDTLEEFLKSKCRIMAWILLIFSIILGIYTGILLSAFNARPFWSNPILGPLFLVSGMSTAAALITWLSKDHEEIRKFTRIDLWLISVEIFMIIHVFMGMLAGTQLQIEGIGMFLGGEYTYIFFGGVIILGLLLPALLELLEMYGKKIPAFIPAIMILIGGLIFRIVMVEAGQVSSVIY